One Myxococcaceae bacterium JPH2 genomic window, GCACGCGCTCGCTGCGCGTCGGTGACCCGCTAGAGTCCACCACCGACCAGGGCGCGCTGGTGTCGCAGCAGCACTTCGACAAGGTGCTCGGCTACGTGGCGCTCGCGAAGCAGGAGGGCGGCCGCATCCTCACGGGCGGTCAGCGCGCGAAGGTGGAGGGCCGCTGCCACGACGGCTGGTTCGTGGAGCCCACGCTGGTGGAAGGCCTGGACGCCGCGTGCCGCACCAACCAGGAAGAGATTTTCGGGCCGGTGGCCACCCTCATGCCCTTCGACTCGGAGGAGGAGGTGCTCGCGTGGGCCAACTCCACCCGCTATGGCCTCGCTGGCAGCGTGTGGACGAAGGACCTGTCACGCGCGCACCGCTTCGCCGCGGGCCTGCACAGCGGCATCGTCTGGGTGAACACCTGGATGCTGCGCGACCTGCGCACGCCGTTCGGTGGCGTGAAGGAGTCGGGCGTGGGCCGCGAGGGTGGCTGGGACGCGCTGCGCTTCTTCACCGAGCCCAAGAACGTCTGCATCAAGCTGTGAGTTCGTTCCCCTGGAGACATGCGTGAGCACCCGCGAGCGAGTCGACTCGTCCAAGGCCCCGGAACCGGTGGGCCTCTATCCCCATGCGCGGCGCGTGGGCAACCTGCTGTTCCTCTCCGGCGTCGGCCCGCGCGAGCGCGGCAGCAAGAAGATCCCCGGCGTGGAGCTGGATGCAGAGGGCAACATCACCTCGTATGACATCGAGACGCAGTGCCACTCGGTGTTCCGCAACGTGCGCTACATCCTGGAGGACGCGGGCTCGTCGTGGGACCGGCTGGTGGACGTGACGGTGTACCTCACCGACATGAAGAAGGACTTCCCCACCTACAACCGCCTGTGGGCCGAGTACTTCAAGGACGCGCAGCCCTGCCGCACCACGCTCGAGATCAATCGGCTGCCCACGCCCATCGCCATCGAGCTCAAGTGCATCGCCACCCTCGGAGATGAATGACATGGGACGCCTGACGCCCATCAACTTCAAGAAGTGGATCGACGAGCACCGCCACCTGCTCAAGCCCCCCGTGGGCAATCAGCAGGTGTGGGCGGACCGCGAGTTCATGGTCACCGTGGTGGGCGGCCCCAACGCGCGCACGGACTTCCACATCAACGAGGGCGAGGAGTTCTTCTACCAACTGGAGGGAGACATCACCCTGCGCGTCATCGACGAGGGCGAGGTCCGCGACATCCCCATCCAGGAGGGCGACATCTTCCTGTTGCCGCCCAAGGTGCCGCACTCGCCGCAGCGTCCGCCGGGCACGGTGGGGCTGGTGCTGGAGCGGCGCCGGCAACCGCAGGAGCTGGATGGCTTCCTGTGGCGCTGCCCCCAGTGCGGCACCACGCTCTATGAAGAGTACCTCCACGTCACCAACCTGGTGACGCAGCTGCCGCCCATCTTCCAGCGCTTCTACGGCAACCCCGAGCACTGCACCTGCAAGCAGTGCGGGACGCGCGTCACCCAGGCGAACAAGCCGGCGAAATGAAGATCGACATCCACACGCACATCCTCCCGGCGGAGCTGCCGCGCTTCGCCGAGCGCTACGGCTATGGCGGCTTCATCACCCTGGACCACCACCAGCCGTGCCGCGCGCGGATGCTGCGCGACGACGGGAAGTTCTTCCGCGAAATCGAGAGCAACTGCTGGGACCCGGTGAAGCGCATCGAGGAGTGCGACGCCATCGGCGTGCACGTGCAGGCGCTCTCCACCATCCCGGTGATGTTCAGCTACTGGACCAAGCCCGAGCACGGCGAGGACCTGGCGCGCTTCCTCAATGACCACCTGGCCTCGGTGGTGCGCGCGCACCCCAAGCGCTTCGTGGGACTGGGCACCGTGCCGCTCCAGTCACCCGAGCGCGCGGTGCGCGAGCTGGAGCGCTGCGTGCGCGAGCTGGGCTTCGTGGGCGTGCAGATTGGCAGCCACGTCAACGACATGAACCTGAGCGACCCGGCCCTCTTCCCGTTCTTCCAAGCGGCGAGCGAGCTGGGCGCGTCCATCTTCGTGCACCCCTGGGACATGATGGGCGAGGCGAAGATGCAGAAGTACT contains:
- a CDS encoding amidohydrolase, with product MKIDIHTHILPAELPRFAERYGYGGFITLDHHQPCRARMLRDDGKFFREIESNCWDPVKRIEECDAIGVHVQALSTIPVMFSYWTKPEHGEDLARFLNDHLASVVRAHPKRFVGLGTVPLQSPERAVRELERCVRELGFVGVQIGSHVNDMNLSDPALFPFFQAASELGASIFVHPWDMMGEAKMQKYWLPWLVGMPAEVSLAICSLIFGGVMERLPKLRLAFAHGGGSFPGTLGRIQHGFEARPDLVAVDNPVPPREYLGRFWVDSLVHDADTLRGIVKLFGPDKVALGSDYPFPLGEERPGTLIESLTELSPAAREGLLWKNALAWLGRSREDFAP
- the nbaC gene encoding 3-hydroxyanthranilate 3,4-dioxygenase, with amino-acid sequence MGRLTPINFKKWIDEHRHLLKPPVGNQQVWADREFMVTVVGGPNARTDFHINEGEEFFYQLEGDITLRVIDEGEVRDIPIQEGDIFLLPPKVPHSPQRPPGTVGLVLERRRQPQELDGFLWRCPQCGTTLYEEYLHVTNLVTQLPPIFQRFYGNPEHCTCKQCGTRVTQANKPAK
- a CDS encoding RidA family protein, with translation MSTRERVDSSKAPEPVGLYPHARRVGNLLFLSGVGPRERGSKKIPGVELDAEGNITSYDIETQCHSVFRNVRYILEDAGSSWDRLVDVTVYLTDMKKDFPTYNRLWAEYFKDAQPCRTTLEINRLPTPIAIELKCIATLGDE